A stretch of DNA from Variovorax paradoxus:
CCTGTTCTCCCCGATGAAGATCGTCGAAGCCGTCGAAGGCGCACTCACGCTGCCCTTCGACGAAGGCATGGCGCTCGAACGCCAACTGTTCCTGCAGTGCATCGACAGCCCGCAGCGCGCCGGCCTGATCCACGCCTTCTTCGCCGAGCGCGAAGTGCTGAAGGCGCCCGAGACCCGTTCGGCCAGCCCGCGCGCGCTCGCCTCGGCCGGCATCGTCGGCGGCGGCACCATGGGTGCGGGCATTGCCGTGGCCATGCTCGACGCGGGCCTGCCGGTGACCATGGTCGAGCGCGACGAGCCCAGCCTCGCGCGCGGCCGTGCGCACGTCGAGAAGGTGTACGACGGCCTCATCGCCAAGGGCCGCATGACACCCGAAGCCAAGGCCGCCGTGATGGCGCGCTTCTCGGGCTCGACGAGCTACGACGCGTTCGCCAATGTCGACATCGTGGTCGAGGCCGTGTTCGAGGAAATGGGCGTCAAGAAGGCCGTGTTCGCCGAACTCGACCGCGTGTGCAAGAAGGGCGCTGTGCTCGCCACCAACACCTCGTACCTGGACATCGACGAGATCGCCGCCAGCATCTCGCGTCCGCAGGACGTGGTGGGCCTGCACTTCTTCTCACCCGCCAACATCATGAAGCTGCTGGAGATCGTGGTGCCCGCCAAGGTGAGCGCCGACGTGGTCGCCACCGGCTTCGAACTCGCGAAGAAATTGAAGAAGGTGCCCGTGCGCGCCGGCGTGTGCGACGGCTTCATCGGCAACCGCATCCTGGCCGTGTACCGCCAGGCCGCCGACCACATGATGGAAGACGGCGCCTCGCCCTACGAGATCGACGCGGCCGTGCGCAACTTCGGCTACCCGATGGGCCCGTTCCAGGTGTCCGACCTGGCCGGCGGCGACATCGGCTGGGCCACGCGCAAGCGCAAGGCCGCCACGCGCGACCCGCAGGCGCGCTACGTGCAGGTGGCCGACCGCATCTGCGAGCGCGGCTGGTTCGGCCAGAAGACGCAGCGCGGCTACTACCTGTACCCCGAAGGCGCGCGCACCGGCGTGCCCGACCCCGAGGTGCTGGCCATCATCGACGCCGAGCGCGAGCGCGCCGGCATCACGCCGCGCAAATTCACCGAAGAAGAAATCATGCGCCGCTACATGGCCGCCATGGTCAACGAAGGCGCGAATGTCGTGCTCCAGCGCATCGCGCTGCGCCCGCTCGACGTCGACGTGACCTTCCTCTATGGCTACGGCTTCCCGCGCCACCGCGGCGGCCCCATGAAGTACGCCGACACCGTGGGCCTGCCCAAGGTGCTGGCCGACATCCGCGAGTTCGCCAAGGCCGATCCGATTTTCTGGAAGCCGTCGCCGCTGCTCGTGGAGCTGGTCGAACGCGGCGCCGATTTCGCCAGCCTCAACAAATCCGAGTAACCGTTAGAGCCCACCGTCCAGGAGACAAACCCATGCGTGAAGCCGTCATCGTTTCTACCGCCCGCACCCCGCTCACCAAGGCGCACCGCGGCGAATTCAACATCACCTCCGGCGCCACGCTGGCCTCGTTCGCGGTGAAGGCCGCGGTCGAGCGCTCGGGCCTGGACCCGGCCCTGATCGAAGACGCGATCCTCGGCTGCGGCTACCCCGAAGGCACCACCGGCCGCAACATCGCGCGCCAGTCGATCATCCGTTCGGGCCTGCCCATCAGCATCGCCGGCACCACGGTGAACCGCTTCTGCGCCTCGGGCCTGCAGGCGATTGCCATGGCCGCCGGCCGCATCGTGGTGGACGGCGCGCCGGCCATGATCGCGGGCGGCGTGGAAAGCATCTCGCAGATCCGTGGCCGCAGCCCCGGCGACGGTGGCGACCTCAGCCTGGACCCGTGGATCGTCGAACACAAGCCCGAGCTGTACATGGCGATGATCGACACCGCCGACATCGTGGCCAAGCGCTACAACATCAGCCGCGAAGCGCAGGACCGCTTCTCCGCCGAAAGCCAGCGCAAGACCGAAGAAGCGCAACTGGCCGGCCGCTACAAGGACGAGATCGTGGCCTGCACCACCACGATGGCCGTGACCGACAAGGACACCAAGGAAGTCACGCACCGCGAAGTCACCGCCACGGAAGACAACTGCAACCGCCGCGGCACCACCTACGAAGCGCTGGCCAAGCTCAAGCCCGTCATGGGCGAAGACAAGTTCATCACCGCCGGCAACGCCTCGCAGCTGTCCGACGGCGCCTCGGCCTGCGTGATGATGGAAGCCAAGGACGCCGAGCGCGCCAACCTCAAGCCGCTGGGCGCGTTCCGCGGCCTGGCGCTGGCCGGCTGCGAGCCCGACGAGATGGGCATCGGCCCGGTCTTCGCCGTGCCCAAGCTGCTCGCGCGCCACGGCCTGAAGGTGCAGGACATCGACCTGTGGGAACTCAACGAAGCCTTCGCTTCGCAGTCGATCTACTGCCAGGAGAAGCTGGGCATTCCGTCGGAACGCCTGAACGTGAACGGCGGCGCGATCTCCATCGGCCACCCCTTCGGCATGACCGGCGCGCGCCTCACGGGCCACGTGCTCATCGAAGGCAAGCGCCGGGGCGCCAAGTACGCCGTGGTCACGATGTGCATCGCCGGCGGCATGGGCGCCGCTGGTCTGTTCGAAATCTACTGATTCATTGAGGAGTCCGCGATGGACCTGAACTTCACGACCGAAGAAGAAGCCTTCCGCAGCGAAGTGCGCACCTTCCTGGCGGACAAGCTGCCTGCGCGGCTGTCCGACAAGGTGCGCGGCGGCAAGATCCTGGAAAAGGCCGACATGCAGGAATGGCACGCCATCCTGAACGCGCGCGGCTGGCTCGCCAACCACTGGCCCGAGCAGTACGGCGGACCCGGCTGGACGGCGGTGGAGAAGTTCATCTTCGAACACGAGTGCGCGCTGGCCTTTGCACCGCGCATCGTGCCCTTCGGCGTCAACATGCTGGGCCCGGTGCTCATCAAGTACGGCAACGAAGCACAGAAGCGCTACTGGCTGCCGCGCATCCTGAGCGGCGCCGACTGGTGGTGCCAGGGTTATTCAGAACCCGGCGCGGGCTCCGACCTGGCCGCGGTGAAGACCACGGCCGTGCGCGGCATCGACGCACAGGGCGACCACTACATCGTCAACGGCCAGAAGACCTGGACCACGCTGGGCCAGCACGCCAACATGATCTTCTGCCTGGTGCGCACCAACCGCGAGGCGAAGAAGCAGGAAGGCATCAGCTTCCTGCTGGTCGACATGACCTCGCCCGGCGTGGAAGTGCGCCCGATCATCACGCTCGACGGCGAGCATGAAGTCAATGAGGTGTTCTTCTCCGACGTGCGCGTGCCCGCCGAGAACCTCGTGGGCGAAGAGAACAAGGGCTGGACCTGCGCCAAGTACCTGCTGACCTACGAACGCACCAACATCGCGGGCGTGGGCTTTTCGGTGGCCGCACTCGAACAGCTCAAGGGCATCGCCGCGTCGCAAACCAGGAACGGCAAGCCGCTCGCCGAAGACCCGGCCTTCGCGGCACGCCTGGCACGTGTCGAGATCGACCTGGAGAACATGAAGACGACCAACCTGCGCGTGATCGCGGCCGTGGCCGGCGGCGGCGTGCCCGGTGCGGAAAGCTCGATGCTGAAGATTCGCGGCACGGAAATTCGCCAGGAGATCTCGTCGCTCGCGCGCCGTGCCATGGGCGTGTACGGACGGCCCTTCATCGAGGAGGCGCTGCACGACGGCTTCGACGGCGAGACCTTCGGCCCCGCCTACGCGTCGGCCGCAGCTTCGCGCTACTTCAACAACCGCAAGCTGTCGATCTTCGGCGGCTCGAACGAAATCCAGAAGAACATCATCAGCAAGATGATCCTGGGCCTGTAAGGAGACATGCAATGAACTTCGAACATTCCGAAGACCGGCGCATGCTGGCCGACAGCCTGAACCGCTTCATCGCCGAGCAGTACGCCTTCGATGCACGCGACCGCATCGCAAAGTCCGAGCACGGCTTCAGCAAAGAGATCTTCCAGAACTTCGCCGAGCTCGGCGTGATCGGCGCGCTGTTCAGCGAAGCCGACGGCGGCTTCGGCGGCAGCGGCTTCGACATCGCCGTGGTCTTCGAAGCGCTGGGCCGCGGCCTCGTGGTCGAGCCGCTGCTGGGCGCCGTGATGGTCGGCGAGGCGATCAGCGCCGCCGGCAGCGATGCGCAGAAAGAGAAGATCGGCGACATCGTCAACGGCGTGACCGTAGCGGCCTTTGCACACGACGAAGCCGACACGCACTACGAACGCACGCGCGTGGCCACCAAGGCCGAACGCAGCGGCGACGGCTGGGTGCTCAAGGGCGCCAAGGCCGTGGTGCCGCAAGGCGAGCAGGCCGACCTGTTCCTGGTCTCGGCCCGCACCTCGGGCAACGTCGATGACGAAGCCGGCATCTCGCTGTTCCTCGTGCCCGCAAAAACCGCCGGCCTCACCGTGCGCGGCTGCCCCGCGATCGACGGGGGCCGCGTGGCCGAACTCACGCTCGACGGCGTGACGCTCGGCGCCGACGCGCTGCTGGGCGCCGAAGGCCAGGGCGCTGCGACGCTGGAACGCGCCATCGGCCGCGGCGTGCTCGCGCTGTGCGCCGAAGCGCTGGGCGCGATGGAAGCCGCCAAGACCGCCACGCTCGAGTACCTGCGCACGCGCAAGCAGTTCGGCATCCTCATCGGCAGCTTCCAGGCCCTGCAACATCGCATGGCCGACCTGCTGCTCGAGATCGAACAGGCCCGCTCGGCCGTGATCAACGCCGCCGCCGCCATCGACGGCAGCGACCGCGTGGCGCGCGAGCGCGCACTGTCGGCCGCCAAGTTCAGCATCGGCCGCATCGGCGCACTGGTGGCGGAAGAAAGCATCCAGATGCACGGCGGCATCGGCATGACGTGGGAGCTGCCGCTGCCCCACTACGCCAAGCGCCTCGTGATGATCGACCACCAGCTCGGCGACGAAGACCACCACCTGCAGCGCTACATCGCGCTCGGCAAGGAGCTTGCAGCATGACGGACAAGACCGTCCTCATCTCGCAGGAAGGCGCCGTCCGCATCCTGACCAACAGCAACCCGGCCGCGCGCAACGCGATCACGCCGACGCTGTACGCCGAGCTCTCCGCCGCGCTCACCGACGCGCAGAACGACCCCGAGGTGGGCGCCATCGTCTTCACCGGCGCAGGCGACTTCTTCTGCTCGGGCGGCGACCTGAACCTGCTGGCCAAGCGCCGCGAACTGCCCGAGGCCGAACGCCGCGAGAAGCTCGAAGGCCTGCACGACCTGATCCGCGCGATCCGCGACTGCGGCAAGCCCGTGATCGCGGCGGTCGAAGGCGGTGCGGCCGGTGCCGGCCTGTCGATGGCGCTGGCCTGCGACATGCTCGTGTCGGCGCGCGATGCGTTCTACACGGTCGCCTACATCAAGGTCGGCCTCACGCCCGACGGCGGCGCCACGGCCTTCCTCGCGGAGTTCGTCTCGCGCCAGGTGCTCACCGAGCTGTGCCTCACCGGCGACCGCCTCACGGCCGAGCGCCTGCACGCGATGGGCGCCGTGAACCGCCTGACCGACAAGGGCGGCGCGCTGGCCGAAGCCATCGCACTCGCCGCCAAGGTGGCGGTTGGCCCGCTGCGCGCGAGCGCACGCATCAAGTCGCTGTGCCGCCAGGCCCATCGCGCCACGCTCGAGGAACAACTCGAGGCCGAAGCGGTCTACATGGTGACGTCGCAGGCCGACGCCGAAGCCGCTGAAGGCATCGGTGCCTTCCTCGGCAAGCGCAAGGCCGACTTCGTCGCGTTGCGCCACGCGCCCCAGCCCGACGCGTCCTGACGCGCCGCGCCCTTCCCCGCGTGTGCATGCCGATGCAGATGCGGGGGTCTTTCGTTTTCCTGGAGTTGTTCCCATGCCCTCGCTGAATTCCTCGCTGCCGCTCGCCGGCGTGCGCGTCCTCGATCTGTCCCGCATCCTCGCCGGCCCGTGGTGCGGCATGGTGCTGGCCGACATGGGTGCCGAGGTGATCAAGGTCGAGCACCCGGGCCGCGGCGACGACACGCGCGACTGGGGCCTGCGCGTGGGCAAGACGGAGACCGCCTACTTCAACAGCGTGAACCGCAACAAGCGCTCGGTCACGCTCGACCTGCAGACGCCCGAAGGCCAGCAGATCGCACGCGACCTCGCCAAGCAGTGCGACGTGGTGCTGCAGAACTTCAAGTTCGGCGGCATCGACAAGCTGGGCCTGGGCTACGAACAGCTGCGCAAGGAGAACCCGGGCCTCATCTACTGCTCGATCTCGGGCTACGACCGCACCGGCCCCGAGGCCGCACGCCCCGGCTACGACCTCGTGGTGCAGGGCGAGGCCGGCCTGATGGCGCTCAACGGCGAAGCCAACCAGCCGCCGCTGAAGTTCGGCGTGGCCGCCGTCGACCTGTTCACCGGCATGTACTCGGCGCAGGCCGTGCTGGCCGCGCTCTACCAGCGCGAAAAAACCGGCACGGGCCGCCACATCGAGATGGCGCTGTTCGACTGCGGCCTCATGATCACTGCCTACTACGGCCTCGAAGCGCTGCTGATGGGCGAAGACCCGCCGCGCTACGGCAACTCGCACCCGTCGATCGTGCCCTACGGCGTGTTCGACGCGGCCGACGGCCCGCTGGTGATCACCGTGGGCAACAACGCGCAGTTCTCACGCTTCTGCACTGAAGTGATCGAGCGCCCCGACCTCGCGGCCGACGAGCGCTTCAAGACCAACATCCTGCGCTCGGCCAACCGCGCCGTGCTGCTGCCCGAGCTGCACGCCGAGCTGGCCAAGCGCCCGCGCGCCGCGCTGCTCGAAAAGCTCAACGCCTCGGGCATTCCCTGCGGCGAAGTGCTGGGCCTGCTGGAGGCGCTGAACTCCAAGCGCGCGACCGACGCCGGCCTGGTGACCAAGCAGCCGCACCCGGTGGCCGGCGAGGTCGACGTGCTCGCGCCTCCCTACCGTTTCGATGGCGAGCGCCTGCCCGTGCGCAGCGCGCCGCCCACTTTGGGCGAAGGCACGCACGACGTGCTGAAGTCCCTGCTCGGCCTGTCGGATGAAAAGCTGGCAGCGCTGAAAACGAACGGC
This window harbors:
- a CDS encoding acyl-CoA dehydrogenase family protein; amino-acid sequence: MDLNFTTEEEAFRSEVRTFLADKLPARLSDKVRGGKILEKADMQEWHAILNARGWLANHWPEQYGGPGWTAVEKFIFEHECALAFAPRIVPFGVNMLGPVLIKYGNEAQKRYWLPRILSGADWWCQGYSEPGAGSDLAAVKTTAVRGIDAQGDHYIVNGQKTWTTLGQHANMIFCLVRTNREAKKQEGISFLLVDMTSPGVEVRPIITLDGEHEVNEVFFSDVRVPAENLVGEENKGWTCAKYLLTYERTNIAGVGFSVAALEQLKGIAASQTRNGKPLAEDPAFAARLARVEIDLENMKTTNLRVIAAVAGGGVPGAESSMLKIRGTEIRQEISSLARRAMGVYGRPFIEEALHDGFDGETFGPAYASAAASRYFNNRKLSIFGGSNEIQKNIISKMILGL
- a CDS encoding acyl-CoA dehydrogenase family protein; protein product: MNFEHSEDRRMLADSLNRFIAEQYAFDARDRIAKSEHGFSKEIFQNFAELGVIGALFSEADGGFGGSGFDIAVVFEALGRGLVVEPLLGAVMVGEAISAAGSDAQKEKIGDIVNGVTVAAFAHDEADTHYERTRVATKAERSGDGWVLKGAKAVVPQGEQADLFLVSARTSGNVDDEAGISLFLVPAKTAGLTVRGCPAIDGGRVAELTLDGVTLGADALLGAEGQGAATLERAIGRGVLALCAEALGAMEAAKTATLEYLRTRKQFGILIGSFQALQHRMADLLLEIEQARSAVINAAAAIDGSDRVARERALSAAKFSIGRIGALVAEESIQMHGGIGMTWELPLPHYAKRLVMIDHQLGDEDHHLQRYIALGKELAA
- a CDS encoding oxepin-CoA hydrolase, alternative type, translating into MTDKTVLISQEGAVRILTNSNPAARNAITPTLYAELSAALTDAQNDPEVGAIVFTGAGDFFCSGGDLNLLAKRRELPEAERREKLEGLHDLIRAIRDCGKPVIAAVEGGAAGAGLSMALACDMLVSARDAFYTVAYIKVGLTPDGGATAFLAEFVSRQVLTELCLTGDRLTAERLHAMGAVNRLTDKGGALAEAIALAAKVAVGPLRASARIKSLCRQAHRATLEEQLEAEAVYMVTSQADAEAAEGIGAFLGKRKADFVALRHAPQPDAS
- a CDS encoding 3-hydroxyacyl-CoA dehydrogenase NAD-binding domain-containing protein yields the protein MATPTPSPSTSNGPVTFQRQGDVCVVTIDNPPVNALGVDVRRGLAAAIDAAEADSGAKAVLIVGAGRNFIAGADIREFGQAPQQPSLPEVCLKIENCTKPVVAAIHGAALGGGLEIALSAHYRLASPTAKLGLPEVALGLLPGSGGTQRAPRLIGVKPALELMLSGRHAGAKEALTLGLVDRLGTDADARAEGLAYAQELVAANAPVRRTREAAGLADKDAARAALDAARADTAKKSRGLFSPMKIVEAVEGALTLPFDEGMALERQLFLQCIDSPQRAGLIHAFFAEREVLKAPETRSASPRALASAGIVGGGTMGAGIAVAMLDAGLPVTMVERDEPSLARGRAHVEKVYDGLIAKGRMTPEAKAAVMARFSGSTSYDAFANVDIVVEAVFEEMGVKKAVFAELDRVCKKGAVLATNTSYLDIDEIAASISRPQDVVGLHFFSPANIMKLLEIVVPAKVSADVVATGFELAKKLKKVPVRAGVCDGFIGNRILAVYRQAADHMMEDGASPYEIDAAVRNFGYPMGPFQVSDLAGGDIGWATRKRKAATRDPQARYVQVADRICERGWFGQKTQRGYYLYPEGARTGVPDPEVLAIIDAERERAGITPRKFTEEEIMRRYMAAMVNEGANVVLQRIALRPLDVDVTFLYGYGFPRHRGGPMKYADTVGLPKVLADIREFAKADPIFWKPSPLLVELVERGADFASLNKSE
- a CDS encoding acetyl-CoA C-acyltransferase — encoded protein: MREAVIVSTARTPLTKAHRGEFNITSGATLASFAVKAAVERSGLDPALIEDAILGCGYPEGTTGRNIARQSIIRSGLPISIAGTTVNRFCASGLQAIAMAAGRIVVDGAPAMIAGGVESISQIRGRSPGDGGDLSLDPWIVEHKPELYMAMIDTADIVAKRYNISREAQDRFSAESQRKTEEAQLAGRYKDEIVACTTTMAVTDKDTKEVTHREVTATEDNCNRRGTTYEALAKLKPVMGEDKFITAGNASQLSDGASACVMMEAKDAERANLKPLGAFRGLALAGCEPDEMGIGPVFAVPKLLARHGLKVQDIDLWELNEAFASQSIYCQEKLGIPSERLNVNGGAISIGHPFGMTGARLTGHVLIEGKRRGAKYAVVTMCIAGGMGAAGLFEIY
- a CDS encoding CaiB/BaiF CoA transferase family protein codes for the protein MPSLNSSLPLAGVRVLDLSRILAGPWCGMVLADMGAEVIKVEHPGRGDDTRDWGLRVGKTETAYFNSVNRNKRSVTLDLQTPEGQQIARDLAKQCDVVLQNFKFGGIDKLGLGYEQLRKENPGLIYCSISGYDRTGPEAARPGYDLVVQGEAGLMALNGEANQPPLKFGVAAVDLFTGMYSAQAVLAALYQREKTGTGRHIEMALFDCGLMITAYYGLEALLMGEDPPRYGNSHPSIVPYGVFDAADGPLVITVGNNAQFSRFCTEVIERPDLAADERFKTNILRSANRAVLLPELHAELAKRPRAALLEKLNASGIPCGEVLGLLEALNSKRATDAGLVTKQPHPVAGEVDVLAPPYRFDGERLPVRSAPPTLGEGTHDVLKSLLGLSDEKLAALKTNGVV